A window from Pseudomonas alloputida encodes these proteins:
- a CDS encoding HNH endonuclease signature motif containing protein produces MTRRGPVKRWTEAEDALLREFYPSKTNKQLCVLLPGRTKTAITLRAAGFGITKTKEHRSAISRQTFLTTCEALGIQPGQQPRPIGATHRKGRYILIKVAQPDVWKPLHTHVWEQANGPVPEGMIVAAKDGNVRNTILENLCLRTFSENQLRRNKHYKDLPEEIVDILHLQNELKKEIKRKTRNEK; encoded by the coding sequence ATGACTAGGCGCGGGCCAGTCAAGCGCTGGACTGAGGCGGAAGATGCACTTCTTCGCGAGTTCTATCCCAGCAAAACCAACAAGCAACTTTGCGTCTTGCTACCAGGCCGGACAAAGACGGCCATCACGCTGAGGGCAGCCGGCTTCGGAATCACGAAGACGAAAGAACACCGATCAGCGATATCAAGGCAGACCTTCCTTACGACCTGCGAGGCCCTTGGGATACAGCCTGGTCAGCAACCTAGGCCAATAGGAGCAACTCACAGAAAGGGTCGGTACATCCTGATAAAAGTTGCCCAGCCCGACGTTTGGAAGCCCCTGCACACGCACGTTTGGGAGCAAGCCAACGGACCAGTACCAGAAGGAATGATTGTCGCAGCCAAGGACGGGAACGTAAGGAACACAATCCTGGAGAACCTGTGCCTCAGAACATTCTCCGAAAACCAGCTGCGCAGAAACAAACATTACAAGGACCTACCGGAGGAGATCGTTGACATCCTCCATCTGCAGAACGAACTGAAAAAAGAGATCAAGAGGAAGACCCGGAATGAAAAATAA
- a CDS encoding response regulator transcription factor, with protein MEMTVGNWHGIQGLLAPRELEGVLHCANDRTVKEAAREMNISPATLKKRLESARLKLGAGSIRALVLEAFKRGLINPAATTLAVIMAIHGMIGDDHDFTRIRRGGGQGRKVELRVATRRAECALAVA; from the coding sequence ATGGAAATGACTGTTGGTAATTGGCATGGAATCCAAGGCTTGCTCGCCCCACGTGAGCTTGAAGGCGTACTGCACTGCGCGAACGACCGGACAGTTAAAGAGGCTGCCAGAGAGATGAATATCAGCCCGGCAACTCTCAAAAAGCGCTTGGAAAGTGCGCGTTTGAAATTAGGGGCTGGAAGTATTCGGGCCTTGGTTCTTGAGGCGTTCAAGCGCGGACTGATCAATCCAGCAGCTACTACCCTAGCAGTGATCATGGCCATTCACGGAATGATCGGTGATGACCACGATTTCACCCGTATACGTCGAGGCGGCGGTCAAGGCCGGAAAGTGGAATTACGAGTAGCAACCCGGCGCGCTGAATGCGCCCTGGCGGTGGCGTGA
- a CDS encoding SPFH domain-containing protein, producing MKRLLAAVSLCALAVLGGCSKVPAGNVGVIVNLYGSEKGVELKEVGTGKYWVGINEELYLFPTFTQTETWTGDETITFQTVEGMKVGGDVGITYAVAPDKVTTLFQKYRAGIDEITNKFLRNMVRDAFNDVASTLPVESVYGAGKADLLTAVEKRVRTQVAPIGINLERIYYASDLALPPQVTNSLNAKIQATQMAEQRRNEVAQAKAEADKERARAQGEADAKLLIAQADAKAIEVRAQALRANPDVVTLNAVEKWDGKLPTYTGGQAPLPFIGIK from the coding sequence ATGAAGCGTTTACTCGCTGCTGTATCGCTGTGTGCTCTCGCCGTCCTGGGCGGATGCTCAAAGGTTCCGGCTGGCAACGTCGGCGTCATCGTGAACCTGTACGGCTCGGAAAAGGGCGTTGAGCTCAAGGAAGTCGGCACCGGCAAGTACTGGGTTGGCATCAACGAAGAGCTATACCTGTTCCCGACCTTTACCCAGACCGAGACCTGGACTGGCGACGAGACGATCACCTTCCAAACCGTCGAGGGCATGAAGGTCGGCGGCGACGTGGGTATCACCTATGCAGTCGCTCCGGACAAGGTCACCACCCTGTTCCAGAAGTACCGCGCCGGCATAGACGAGATCACCAACAAGTTCCTGCGCAACATGGTCCGCGACGCTTTCAATGACGTTGCCTCCACCCTCCCGGTGGAAAGCGTGTACGGCGCAGGCAAGGCCGACCTCCTCACAGCGGTGGAAAAGCGTGTGCGCACCCAGGTTGCGCCAATCGGCATCAACCTCGAGCGGATCTATTACGCCTCCGATCTGGCCCTGCCGCCTCAAGTGACCAACAGCCTCAATGCCAAGATCCAGGCAACCCAGATGGCTGAACAGCGCCGTAATGAGGTCGCACAGGCCAAGGCCGAGGCAGACAAGGAGCGCGCTCGCGCCCAAGGCGAGGCCGACGCCAAGCTGCTGATTGCTCAGGCAGATGCCAAGGCGATCGAGGTCCGCGCCCAGGCGCTGCGTGCCAATCCCGACGTGGTGACCCTCAACGCCGTTGAGAAGTGGGACGGCAAGCTGCCGACCTATACCGGCGGGCAAGCCCCTCTTCCCTTCATCGGCATCAAGTGA
- a CDS encoding Arc family DNA-binding protein: MAFEYGSREADKFVVRLPDGMRDQVAAAADADDRSMNSLIITAIRNELDGRARANALLDALAQAAESKGVQHASA; encoded by the coding sequence ATGGCCTTTGAATACGGCTCCCGCGAGGCGGACAAGTTCGTGGTTCGACTGCCGGATGGCATGCGTGACCAGGTTGCAGCGGCAGCAGACGCAGACGACCGTTCGATGAACTCCCTGATCATCACCGCGATTCGCAACGAACTGGATGGACGCGCCCGCGCCAACGCCCTCCTCGATGCGCTGGCCCAGGCAGCAGAATCCAAGGGGGTTCAACATGCAAGCGCCTGA